From Panicum hallii strain FIL2 chromosome 2, PHallii_v3.1, whole genome shotgun sequence, a single genomic window includes:
- the LOC112879429 gene encoding 4-alpha-glucanotransferase DPE1, chloroplastic/amyloplastic yields the protein MVLARVLTLPLPAPSPTPHRRFLLPPRAARVAPVRAAACRAASAMAAVRALDPAAAAAVDVGEELPEGYDQMMPTVEPARRRRAGVLLHPTSLRAPHGIGDLGDEALAFLHWLRDAGCTLWQVLPLVPPGRTSGEDGSPYSGQDANCGNTLLISLEELVKDGLLMEDELPSPVDVEHVEFDTVAKLKEPLIAKAAERLLLGQGELRTQYDCFKKNPNISGWLEDAALFAAIDKSIGAFSWYEWPEPLKNRHLGALEDIYQKQKDFIETFMAQQFLFQRQWQRIRKYAQKLGISIMGDMPIYVGYHSADVWANRKSFLLDKNGFPTFVSGVPPDAFSETGQLWNSPLYDWKAMEADGFSWWIKRIKRALDLYDEFRIDHFRGLAGFWAVPSDAKVALVGSWRAGPRNAFFDALFKAVGSINIIAEDLGVITEDVVQLRKSIGAPGMAVLQFAFGGGSDNPHLPHNHEMDQVVYTGTHDNDTVLGWWQNLPEEEKQIVIKYLPEAKNTDISWTLICAALSSVARTSMVTMQDILGLDSSGRMNTPATQKGNWRWRIPSSVGFDSLSPEAAKLKELLALYNRL from the exons ATGGTTCTCGCGCGAGTCCTCACGCTCCCTCTGCCCGCCCCGTCGCCCACGCCCCACCgccgcttcctcctcccgcCTCGGGCGGCGCGTGTGGCACCCGTTCgggccgccgcctgccgcgcggcgagcgcgatggcggcggtgcgggCTCTGGAccccgccgcggccgctgccgTGGACGTCGGGGAGGAGCTGCCGGAGGGGTACGATCAGATGATGCCCACCGtggagccggcgcggcggcggcgcgcgggggtgTTGCTGCACCCGACGTCGCTCCGGGCCCCTCACGGCATCGGCGACCTCGGCGACGAGGCGCTCGCCTTCCTCCACTGGCTACGCGACGCCGGCTGCACGCTCTGGCAG GTTCTGCCACTTGTTCCTCCAGGGAGAACATCTGGGGAGGATGGATCTCCTTATTCTGGACAG GATGCCAACTGTGGTAATACCCTTTTGATATCTCTTGAAGAGCTAGTGAAAGACGGTCTTTTGATGGAAGATGAACTTCCTAGTCCCGT GGATGTGGAACATGTTGAATTTGATACCGTTGCAAAGCTGAAAGAACCTCTCATTGCAAAG GCAGCAGAGAGGCTCTTACTGGGCCAAGGAGAGCTCAGAACGCAGTATGACTGCTTCAAGAAAAATCCAAATATATCAG GTTGGCTTGAAGATGCAGCACTTTTTGCTGCTATTGACAAAAGCATTGGTGCATTCTCCTGGTACGAGTGGCCTGAACCTCTGAAAAATCGCCATCTTGGAGCCTTGGAAGATATATATCAAAAACAGAAGGACTTC ATAGAGACATTTATGGCTCAGCAGTTCTTATTTCAAAGGCAATGGCAACGGATTCGTAAATATGCACAGAAGTTGGGTATCAGCATAATGGGTGACATGCCTATATATGTTGGCTACCATAGTGCAGATGTATGGGCAAACAGGAAATCATTTTTGCTG GACAAGAACGGTTTCCCCACTTTTGTTAGTGGTGTTCCACCTGATGCATTTAGCGAAACTGGTCAGCTATGGAACAG TCCGTTGTACGACTGGAAAGCTATGGAAGCAGATGGCTTTTCATGGTGGATAAAGAGGATTAAACGAGCCCTTGATTTGTATGATGAGTTCCGTATTGACCATTTCCGGGGGCTTGCGGGTTTCTGGGCAGTCCCATCTG ATGCAAAAGTAGCACTAGTTGGAAGCTGGAGG GCTGGACCGAGGAATGCGTTTTTTGATGCGCTCTTCAAAGCTGTTGGTAGCATAAATATAATAGCAGAAGACCTG GGGGTGATTACTGAAGATGTGGTTCAGCTAAGGAAATCAATTGGGGCCCCTGGGATGGCAGTTCTCCAGTTTG CTTTTGGAGGTGGTTCTGACAACCCTCACTTGCCGCATAACCATGAAATGGACCAAGTTGTGTATACCGGAACACATGATAACGATACG GTTCTTGGCTGGTGGCAAAATTTACCcgaggaagagaagcaaatt GTGATTAAGTATCTACCGGAAGCCAAGAATACTGACATCTCATGGACACTGATTTGTGCTGCCCTTTCTTCTGTTGCAAGGACTTCCATGGTAACCATGCAGGATATTCTTGGCCTCGACAGTTCTGGTAGAATGAACACTCCAGCTACCCAG AAAGGAAACTGGAGATGGAGGATACCAAGCTCTGTTGGCTTCGACAGCCTTAGCCCTGAAGCAGCAAAGCTGAAGGAGTTGCTTGCGCTGTACAATCGTCTGTGA